From Chloroflexota bacterium, a single genomic window includes:
- a CDS encoding DUF4149 domain-containing protein, translating to MVLYQLSVFLHILSAIIWIGGMFFLALVVVPVTRPLPQQQRAMLFGAVGRRFRTVGWVCIGLLLVTGTINAVYRGVSWSNLFSSELWGSPFGTTLALKLGVVALMLALSFYHDFVMGPHSVRVAEAGGAPAESERLRKTASMLGRLEAILALVVVALAIMLVRGMPF from the coding sequence ATGGTGCTGTATCAGCTCAGCGTCTTTCTCCACATCCTGAGTGCCATTATCTGGATCGGCGGGATGTTCTTTCTGGCCCTGGTGGTGGTGCCCGTCACGCGCCCGTTGCCCCAGCAGCAGCGGGCAATGCTGTTTGGGGCGGTCGGACGGCGCTTCCGCACGGTCGGCTGGGTCTGTATCGGGCTGCTGCTGGTGACGGGCACGATCAATGCTGTGTACCGTGGCGTCAGTTGGAGCAACCTGTTCAGCAGCGAGCTGTGGGGCAGCCCGTTCGGCACGACCCTCGCCCTGAAGCTGGGAGTCGTGGCGCTGATGCTGGCGCTGAGCTTCTACCACGACTTCGTGATGGGACCGCACAGCGTGCGCGTTGCGGAGGCCGGCGGCGCGCCCGCCGAGTCCGAGCGGCTGCGGAAGACGGCCTCGATGCTCGGGCGGCTGGAAGCGATCCTGGCGCTGGTGGTGGTGGCGCTGGCGATTATGCTGGTGCGGGGCATGCCGTTCTAG
- a CDS encoding SH3 domain-containing protein has translation MIRPLMTAWRVLTLAMVLTLGISTVANTFSPGVALAQSDLSVEPKAVTPAANELRGGFQFVPEKSEQREPVPGIVVYEADFVRDQTPKNFADGPIEIKTLVAKTANAQQAAEQFTSSRQALTTASPPWAESKVAKLGDEAAGLTMEGQSADGQPAVAHLFLFRRGAMVVGITVAGLTKPTRMAEAESIAAIVLRKIDPGYKSQTAPSAPRNLNTQRPGPTVSSGAGTSGSTQPMNATTNSGGQKVRVANTGGTGVRLRAEPSLKGAIAARLADGTVLEIVGEDRKADGLTWRNVRAPGDGRGWVAADYLVSVSGGSTPPAQASAPAPAAPPAQASASAAPAPSTTTAQSQPTTGTSSNASSGAAASGDFLKVDVSVKQSKIKGDEQTVSITVTKNGQPVQGATVTVKTSPTGETPEAPATDGSGKSSVSWKPTGSPGFIGVGVSALAPDGSAGVGGASFEIVKP, from the coding sequence ATGATCCGCCCACTGATGACCGCCTGGCGTGTGCTGACGCTGGCGATGGTGCTGACGCTCGGCATCAGCACGGTAGCAAACACCTTCTCGCCAGGGGTGGCGCTGGCGCAGAGCGACCTCTCGGTTGAGCCGAAGGCCGTCACCCCCGCCGCGAATGAGCTGCGGGGCGGCTTCCAGTTCGTCCCCGAGAAGAGCGAGCAGCGCGAGCCGGTGCCTGGCATCGTCGTGTACGAAGCGGACTTCGTGCGGGACCAGACGCCGAAGAATTTTGCTGACGGCCCCATCGAGATCAAGACGCTCGTCGCGAAGACGGCCAACGCCCAGCAGGCCGCCGAGCAGTTCACCTCCTCGCGGCAGGCGTTGACGACCGCGTCGCCGCCATGGGCCGAGTCGAAGGTCGCGAAGCTTGGCGACGAGGCGGCGGGCCTGACGATGGAGGGCCAGTCGGCGGATGGGCAGCCAGCCGTGGCTCACCTGTTCCTCTTCCGCCGCGGTGCGATGGTCGTCGGGATCACCGTCGCCGGCTTGACCAAGCCGACGCGGATGGCCGAGGCCGAGTCCATCGCGGCCATCGTCCTGCGGAAGATCGACCCTGGCTACAAGTCCCAGACGGCGCCGTCTGCGCCGCGCAATCTGAACACCCAGCGGCCGGGGCCCACGGTGTCCTCGGGCGCGGGTACCAGCGGCTCGACCCAGCCGATGAACGCCACGACGAACAGCGGCGGTCAGAAGGTGCGGGTGGCGAACACCGGCGGGACCGGCGTGCGGCTGCGCGCTGAGCCGTCCTTGAAGGGCGCGATCGCGGCGCGGCTGGCAGACGGCACGGTGCTGGAGATCGTGGGCGAGGATCGGAAGGCGGACGGCCTGACGTGGCGGAACGTCCGCGCGCCGGGCGACGGTCGTGGTTGGGTTGCGGCTGACTACCTGGTGTCGGTCTCGGGCGGCAGCACCCCGCCCGCCCAGGCGAGCGCCCCCGCTCCCGCTGCGCCACCCGCTCAGGCAAGTGCGTCTGCCGCGCCGGCTCCCTCCACGACCACGGCGCAGAGCCAGCCGACGACCGGCACGAGCAGCAATGCGTCTTCTGGGGCGGCGGCCAGCGGCGACTTCTTGAAGGTGGACGTCAGCGTCAAGCAGTCCAAGATCAAGGGCGACGAGCAGACCGTCAGCATCACGGTGACGAAGAACGGGCAGCCGGTCCAGGGCGCGACGGTGACGGTGAAGACCAGCCCGACCGGTGAGACGCCAGAGGCTCCCGCGACCGATGGCAGTGGCAAGTCCAGTGTGAGCTGGAAGCCGACAGGCAGCCCCGGGTTCATCGGGGTGGGCGTCAGCGCGCTGGCTCCTGATGGCAGCGCCGGCGTCGGCGGGGCGTCGTTCGAGATCGTCAAGCCGTAG
- a CDS encoding acetyl-CoA carboxylase carboxyltransferase subunit alpha gives MVPADSASESAALSAWQRVQLARHPQRPYTLDYVGAIFEEHIELHGDRLFADDAALVAGPARLDGRPVMLIGHQKGRDAKENAVRRFGMPKPEGYRKALRLMKQAEKFGLPIITLVDTPGADPTLPSEERGQAIAIATNLLEMARLRTPVISAIIGEGGSGGALAIAMADRVLMLENAVYSVVSPEGCASILWNDAGLVAEAATAMKITAEDVWRFGIADQIVPEPAGGAHTDPVGAAAALGNALRATLSDLDRCYGYGEALDADRLLHDRFAKYRRIGVFDEA, from the coding sequence CTGGTCCCGGCCGACAGTGCGTCGGAGTCGGCGGCGCTGTCGGCGTGGCAGCGGGTCCAGCTGGCCCGCCATCCGCAGCGGCCGTACACCCTGGACTACGTCGGCGCGATCTTCGAGGAGCACATCGAGCTGCACGGCGACCGGCTCTTTGCCGACGACGCCGCGCTGGTGGCCGGCCCGGCCCGCCTGGATGGGCGGCCGGTCATGCTGATCGGCCACCAGAAGGGGCGCGACGCCAAGGAGAACGCCGTCCGCCGCTTCGGGATGCCGAAGCCGGAGGGGTATCGCAAAGCCCTGCGCCTGATGAAGCAGGCGGAGAAGTTCGGCCTGCCGATCATCACGCTGGTGGACACGCCCGGGGCCGATCCAACGCTGCCATCTGAGGAGCGCGGACAGGCCATCGCCATCGCCACGAATCTGCTGGAGATGGCCCGCCTGCGAACGCCGGTCATCAGCGCGATCATCGGCGAGGGTGGCAGCGGTGGCGCGCTGGCCATTGCGATGGCCGACCGTGTCTTAATGCTTGAGAACGCCGTCTACTCTGTCGTATCACCCGAGGGCTGCGCGTCGATTCTCTGGAACGATGCCGGCCTCGTGGCGGAGGCTGCGACCGCCATGAAGATCACGGCAGAGGACGTCTGGCGGTTCGGCATCGCCGATCAGATCGTCCCCGAGCCGGCGGGTGGCGCCCATACCGACCCGGTGGGGGCAGCAGCCGCGCTCGGAAACGCGCTCCGTGCGACCCTGAGCGACCTTGATCGTTGCTATGGGTACGGCGAGGCATTGGATGCTGATCGCCTGCTTCACGATCGGTTCGCGAAGTACCGACGTATCGGAGTCTTCGACGAGGCGTAG
- a CDS encoding acetyl-CoA carboxylase carboxyltransferase subunit beta, which translates to MRATGRSCEHPADERRYGLKGRGKRPPVPIRDLFRREHREDGLAPAEAAPVTAPAPANGAVEADAPPPPPPPPHRSRFSPRSWIGPKEIPANLWVRCGNDRCKELIYTREFEKNLRVCQKCQFHARLSARQRIEQLLDEGSFQEEDRTLRPGDPLGFVSAGQKYLDKLEETQGKTGLSEAITCGTGAIEGASLRIAVADFSFMGASMGSVVGEKVTRAIERSIEDRQPFLAVCSSGGARMHEGIFSLMQMAKTSAALARLSDARVPFICLLTDPTTGGVTASFAGLGDVMLAEPGALVGFAGPRVIEQITKQKLPPGTQRAEFQLEHGMIDKVVSRRDLRPTIARLVRLYSGLPSAAAWKGA; encoded by the coding sequence ATGCGTGCAACTGGCCGCTCCTGCGAGCACCCGGCCGACGAACGACGCTATGGCCTGAAGGGCCGAGGGAAGAGACCGCCCGTGCCGATTCGTGACCTCTTTCGCCGCGAACACCGTGAAGACGGGCTTGCACCTGCCGAGGCCGCCCCGGTCACGGCGCCGGCCCCTGCGAACGGCGCGGTCGAGGCCGACGCGCCTCCTCCTCCACCGCCGCCGCCGCATCGGTCGCGGTTCTCGCCCCGCTCGTGGATCGGGCCGAAGGAGATTCCGGCCAACCTCTGGGTGCGCTGCGGCAACGACCGCTGCAAGGAGCTGATCTACACCCGCGAGTTCGAGAAGAATCTGCGGGTCTGCCAGAAGTGCCAGTTCCACGCCCGGCTCTCGGCGCGGCAGCGCATCGAGCAGCTGCTGGACGAAGGCTCGTTCCAGGAAGAGGACCGCACGTTGCGGCCGGGCGATCCGCTCGGCTTTGTGAGCGCCGGCCAGAAGTACCTGGATAAGCTCGAAGAGACCCAGGGGAAGACGGGCCTGAGCGAGGCGATCACCTGTGGCACGGGCGCTATCGAGGGGGCCAGTCTCCGGATCGCCGTGGCGGATTTCAGCTTCATGGGCGCGAGCATGGGCTCGGTCGTGGGCGAGAAGGTGACGCGGGCCATTGAGCGCTCGATCGAGGACCGGCAGCCGTTCCTGGCCGTCTGCTCGTCGGGCGGGGCGCGCATGCACGAGGGCATCTTCTCGTTGATGCAGATGGCGAAGACCTCGGCAGCCCTGGCCCGCCTGAGCGACGCCCGCGTGCCGTTCATCTGCCTGCTGACCGATCCGACGACGGGCGGCGTGACGGCGAGCTTCGCCGGCCTGGGCGACGTGATGCTGGCCGAGCCGGGCGCGCTGGTCGGGTTTGCCGGGCCGCGCGTCATCGAGCAGATCACCAAGCAGAAGCTGCCGCCCGGCACCCAGCGCGCCGAGTTTCAGCTCGAGCACGGCATGATCGACAAGGTGGTTTCACGGCGTGACCTGCGCCCGACCATCGCCCGCCTCGTGCGGCTCTACTCCGGCCTGCCGTCCGCGGCCGCCTGGAAGGGGGCCTGA
- a CDS encoding kelch-like protein yields the protein MRHLSRHTRVERLVRECLMLAAALATGLLTTGLLPAAVQAQSASPWGERAPMLLPRSEASVAELNGKVYFLGGYPGARITSDSVQVYDTKTDTWELGPPLPVPLHHTMASVVNDRLYIIGGEGGNPTPGESVFQNGVYMLDEQAGQWIARAPMPTARSGGGSAVIDGKIYVAGGRPPRGHDLAVYDPASDTWTELPNIPTQRNHLGVVAVNGKLYVAGGRFGGGVGSEMTDRLEIYDPATNSWSEGAPLLAPRAGVTSVEANGCVYLIGGEGNDAHPMGVFDRAELYDPATNSWHSLPPLPTAMHGITGAAFLDGLIYVPGGATRRGVSGQDVTLKLQTLTVERSCG from the coding sequence ATGCGACACCTGTCCAGGCATACACGCGTCGAGCGGCTCGTGCGCGAATGCCTCATGCTCGCGGCGGCGCTGGCAACCGGCCTGCTGACGACGGGCCTGCTGCCGGCCGCCGTCCAGGCCCAGAGCGCCAGCCCGTGGGGCGAGCGCGCGCCGATGCTCCTGCCGCGCTCCGAAGCGTCCGTCGCGGAGCTGAACGGCAAGGTCTACTTCCTGGGCGGCTACCCGGGCGCGCGGATCACGTCGGACTCGGTCCAGGTCTACGACACGAAGACGGACACCTGGGAGCTGGGTCCGCCGTTGCCGGTCCCCCTGCACCACACGATGGCCTCGGTGGTGAACGACCGGCTCTACATCATCGGCGGCGAGGGCGGGAACCCGACGCCCGGCGAGTCGGTCTTCCAGAACGGCGTCTACATGCTGGACGAGCAGGCCGGGCAGTGGATCGCCCGCGCGCCGATGCCGACGGCCCGCAGCGGCGGCGGCTCGGCGGTCATCGACGGCAAGATCTACGTCGCCGGCGGACGCCCGCCGCGCGGCCACGACCTCGCCGTCTACGATCCCGCGTCGGATACCTGGACGGAGCTGCCGAACATCCCCACCCAGCGCAACCACCTGGGCGTGGTAGCCGTCAACGGCAAGCTGTACGTGGCGGGCGGACGCTTCGGCGGCGGCGTCGGCAGCGAGATGACGGATCGCCTGGAGATCTACGATCCAGCCACCAACAGCTGGTCGGAGGGTGCGCCGCTGCTGGCCCCGCGCGCGGGCGTCACGTCGGTGGAGGCCAACGGCTGCGTCTACCTGATCGGCGGCGAGGGCAACGACGCGCACCCGATGGGCGTCTTCGACCGCGCCGAGCTGTACGACCCTGCCACCAACAGTTGGCACAGCTTGCCGCCCCTCCCAACGGCGATGCACGGCATCACGGGCGCGGCGTTTCTGGACGGCCTGATCTACGTGCCCGGCGGCGCGACCCGACGTGGGGTGAGCGGCCAGGACGTGACGCTGAAGCTGCAAACGCTGACGGTCGAACGTAGCTGCGGCTGA